The genomic window TGGAAGTCTCTGAAGAGACCCTTGAGGTCATAAAAAAGTCCCTTGAGGTATCAAGGTGGACAGGGGGTGCTTTTGACATAACAGTGGGAAGCTACACTATAAACTACAAAAGGAAGGGTATGCTAAAGGAGGAGGAAGCCAAAAGGCTTATAGACTACAGGAAGGTGAGGATAGAAGGAAATAGGGTATGTCTTTTGGAAGAGGGTATGGCTATAGACCTTGGGGGTGTTGGCAAGGGTTATGCGGTGCAGAAGGCTTATGAGATGTTGAAAACGGACTGGGGCTTTTTGTCCATAGCGGGCGACTTGAAGGTCTGGGGACACAAAAGACGCCTTGCGGTCTTTAATCCTATAAACAACAAAATACTCGCAGAAGGCTATAATGCAAAAGACCTGTGCCTTTCAACGGGTGGAAACTATCTAAGAAGGCACATTCTGGGTAGGGAAAATAACCTGCTCCAAGCGACAGTTGCCTATGGAGATTGCACCATTAACGATGCAATAGAGACTGCTCTTTTGGCTATGGATGACCAAAGCAGGGAGAAGTTTCTTAGGGAAAATCCACACATAGGTGTTTTGCTTCTGTTTAAGGATGGGAGCATATACATAAACAAGGCTTTTATGGAGTATTTTGAAGGGCTTAAGATATATCCAACAGCTCCCTAAAAAGCTCCACATACTTGTCTACAGTGCTTTTTATTGAGTATTGACTTGCGGTTTGAAGTGCCTTTGTGGAAATTTTTCTGTATTCCTCTTCTGAAAGGCTTAGAGCACGGGACATCTTTTGCGTTAAGCCCTCAAGGTCTCCCACCTGCACTGCAAGACCGTTCTCACCATCCACAAGATAGTCCCTTATGCCACCTGCAAGGGTGGATATTACCACCTTTTGGCAAGCCATAGCCTGAAGCACCGCCCCTGCTATACCCTCAAAGTAAGAGGAAAAGACAAAGTAGTCCGCCATATTCAAAAGCTCTGGCACGTCTTCCCTAAAGCCAAGACCTATTAATCTACCTTCAAGACCATACCTTTTTGCGTATTCTGGTGCATGCCTGTCCGTTTCAAGTCCTACGAGGATAAGAAGGCAGTCCACACACTCAAGCCTTGAGAAAGCCTTTATAAGAAGAGGTTGACCCTTATGCTCTGGGTTCCAGTTGGCTACATTTATGAAAACCCTCTTGCTTGGCTCTATGCCTAACTCCTTTCTTTTCTGTAGTGCCTTCTCCCTTCCCAAGGGTCTGAACCTCTCAAGGTCAAGCCCGCTGGGTATATACACAAGCCTTTCTGGAAAGAAGTTTTCCTCTTTTAGCCTTTCAAAGGTTGTCTTGTCCACCACCACTATCCTGTCCGCCACAGCGTATTTGAAGGTTTTTGATAGGAAGTTTGAGCTTTTGCCTGTTCTTTTGTAGGCTATTATTTTAGGCTTTTTTCTCAAAAAGGATATGGCTACCCTTACAAAGTCAAGGGCATGAGGAGAATTGGCTATCACTATATCAAAGCCCTCTTTTAGCACCCTCCAAAGCCTGTAGTAATTGGCAGGATTAAACCTGGAGAGCTTGTTGTGGTTTTCAAAAAGATGAAACTTAACTCCAAAGTCTCTTAGCTTTTCTCTCATGAGCTCATACTGAAAGGAAAGAGCCATGTGGACTTGAAAGCCTCTAAGAGATAGCTCTCTTGTTATAAGGTATGTTTGCTCCTTTGTCCCTCCCCAGCCAATACCATCCACAACCTGAAGCACCCTAAGCATTGTTGGATTCTTTCTTTTTTACCACCAAGGAAGCGACCACCGACAAGAAAATGGCACTGCCAATAAGAAGCAAAGAAACCTCCACAGGTATCTTGTAAAACTCCGATAGGAGCATCTTTACACCTATAAAACCCAGTATAAAGGAAAGCCCATAGTGCAGGTAGTGAAAGAGAGGCAAAACCCCCGCAGCGGCGAAGTATAGAGACCTAAGCCCCAATATGGCAAAAATGTTAGAAGTGTATACCACAAATGGGTCTTTGGAAATGGCAAGAATTGCAGGAACAGAGTCTATGGCAAACATTATGTCTGAACTCTCTACAAACACAAGAGCCAAGAACATGGGCGTGGCGTAAAGCCTTCCACCTTCTTTTATAAAAAACCTTCCATCACCATTATGAGGTTTTAGAGGAATAAGCCTTTTGGCTATCCTATAGACAAGGGTCTGCTCTGGATGGAACTCCTTTTCCTCCGTGGTAAGGAGCTTTATGGCAGAAACTATAAGGATTACGCCAAAGATATAAACAACCCAATGGAAGTGTTTTATAAGCTCAAGCCCAGCAAAAATAAATATTGCCCTAAAGACTATGGCACCTAACACTCCCCAGAAAAGCACCTTGTGCCTGTATTCCTCTGGGACCTTAAAGTAGGAAAATATGAGGATAAACACAAATATGTTGTCAAGGCTCAAGGCTTTTTCAAGCAGGTATCCCGTAAAGTATTCCACAGCCCTATCGTAGCCTCTATCAAAATAGACAAAAACACCAAAGGCAAGACCCAAAGCTATCCAAAAAGCAGATAAAAGGAGTGCCTCTTTTAGAGAAATCTTGTGAGGGTTTCTATGAAACACAAAAAGGTCAAGAAAAAGGGCAGTAAAAACTACTGCACCAAAGATAAGCCACTCTAACTCCATGTATGCATATTATAAACTCAAGCTAAGCTCTTCTTTATAAAGTCTATGACCTTAACTGGTATAGGGTCTTGTCCATATATATCTGCCAAGTATAGGCTCACCCAGTCTCCAAGATAGGTAAGGTATAGAAGTCTCTCTATTAAACTTTCTCCTTTTCCAGAGAGAACCTTCAAAAGCACGCCAAGGTCTTCAAAGACCTGACGAGTTATATCCACTCTTTTTAGAATTCTCTCGTGGTCCTGTGGGTCATAAAGCAAGACAAAACCGCATAGGTTTCTTATTTGAGGGTTGTCCAAGCCTACCACCTCGTTGTGGTGCATTTCAGGCAAAATGGCATTGTAGCAAAGGGTTTTTGAGTTTTCGTTTATCTGGGTCTTCCACCTAAAGGCTACAGGCTCTGTAAGAGGCGTGCCATAAACCACTGGCAGGTAGGTAAACATATTTTTGGCAAGCTCTTGGGCGGTCTTTTTTATTTCCTCCTTATTGGTCTCTAAGTGCTCTCTTACACGCTCCACAGAGCCATCCATTCCAAAAAGGCACAAAAGGGCAGAAAGCATAAAGCCAAGTGCATATCTGGGTGGATATCCTTCTGGAAGTGGGATATGCACAAGTCCTTCTCTGTTTGCTATTTCCCTTAGTTTCCCTCCAGAGCTAACGCAAACTGGCTTTAGACCCCTTTGGAGTGCCTCCTCAAGGACGCTTATGGTCTCTTCTGTGTTTCCACTGTAGCTGGTGCAAACCAAAAGCCAGTTATCTTTTACAAAGGCTGGCAGGTCATAGCCTCTTATGGAAAGCACAGGCTTTTCCGCAGAGAGAAACAACTTCATAAAGTCTCCCACAATCCCAGAACCACCCATACCACTAAAGACCACACCCGCATAGCCTTCAAGAGAAATAGGCTGGCACTCTATTTTGCTAAACTGCTTGGGAAAATCCTCTGCCATAAGGTAAGCATCCATACCACCCCTCCTCTACGAAATTTTAAAACTAAATCTCCAGTATTACTTGCTTTCCACCCTCTACCTTGAGTTTTGGTGTATGCCTTAAGAGGTTTATGGAAAACTCAAGGTTGTCGTAGAGGGTTATGGAGTAATTATCCCAAAAGACGCATGTCCCTGCAAGGCAGAAATAGCCTCCACTTGTAGGTGCTATCTGCTCCGCTATTAAGAGGGTATAGTGTCCCATATTAGACTGGGCAGTGTCTTCCGCACGCACCACCACCTTTATGTCTGGCATGAGAGGTTTTATAGAGGCACTGCAGGCGAGCATAATCTTGTTTACATTGACCTCGTTCTTCTCGTTTTTGTTATACCTTCTTATCTTTGAAGTGACCAAAAAGTATTTGTCTCCTTGGTGGTTGTTTACCTCGTCTATAACCTCATCTGGGTTTAGCTCCATGCCAAACCTTCTGGCAAGAGTGTTGCAGGTGTCCGCTATGTGGTCTTCGTTTTTGTAATAGCCAAGGAGAATGACCTTTTTACCCTCCTCCCAGACCCACCTTTCCACGTCTTGGACTTCCTTCTCTGTGAAAGGAATCTCGGGGTAGTTAAATACTATGGTGTGGTATTCCTTGAGTTTTTCCCAGTTGTCCACCTCGTGGACTATTAGCCCTCTCTTTTCCGCTTCTCTTTGAAGTATGGAAAAGTAGTAGTAGTCCGTTATGGTAAACTCTTGATGGGTGATGCTCCAAGCAACCTTTGTCTGCATGCTTTACATTATACCACAGGCTTTAAAAAGGCGGTATGTATGCTCTTTCTACCAGCTTTGAACTCCACAAGAGCCTTGGAGTCCTCAATGGCAAGTATAACTCCCTCACCAAAGATTTCATGCAAGACCCTATCACCCACCTTGAAGTCCTTCAAGCTCTTTAGCTCTGGCATGTAGGTGGTCTTCTTCTTTGCAAAGGCGGAAAGGTCAAGAAGCTCCTTAGGAATTAAAGAAAGAAACCTGCTTGGCTTGGAGTTTCTTGTGTAGGTCATAAAGAGAAGCTCCTTAGCCCTGGTTATAGCCACATAGAAAAGCCTTAGCTCCTCTTCCATCTCCTCTTGGCTTTCCTTTGCCTTTTCGTGTGGCAGTATGCCCTCCTCCAACCTTGGCAGGAAAACCACATCAAACTCAAGCCCCTTACTGGCATGTATAGTGCTTATCTTAACAGCACCCTCCTCCTCTTCCCTTTCTGTGAGAAAGTCCACCTCCTCAAGCACATCCACAAGACGGTATCCTTCGGAGTGCTTTTGCCTTAGGTATCTCAAAAGCTCTTTAACATTTTCTTCCCTTTCTTCCGCATCCTTGTAGCTTTCCCTTAGATAATCCCAGAAGTCTATCTCCCTCAAGAAGTCCTCTATAGCCTGAGGATAGTCCTCAAGTCTTTTGTAGAGCCTTGAAAGTTTCTGTAAAAAGCCATAAAGCTCCACCGCCTTTGCCTGTGGTAGGCTTTTTAAGATAGCCTGAGAGCCCGCAAGACAATTGCCCCTTCCTGCCTGAAGTATATGCTCCAAAGTTTTTTCTCCTATACCCCTTGTGGCAACCTCCAAAGCCCTTGAGAAGCTAACCGCATCGTAAGGATTGGTAAGAACTCGGAAAAAGCTAAGCACATCCTTTATTTCCGCCCTTTCAAAAAACCTTATGGCACCCACTATTTTGTAAAGAATTCTCATCCCAGCAAGGGCTCTTTCAAAGGGTTCTGTTATGTATCCCACCCTCACGAGTATGGCTATTTGATGAGGCTTATAGCTCTGGAGTAGCTCCTTGACCTTGGTGGCTATCCAAACCGCCTCTTCCTCTTCCCTTTCAAAGCGTCTAACAGTTGGCTTTTGACCACCTTCCTTTACAGGTCTAAGGGTAGGTATTAGGCTCTTCCATTCTGCATTAGAGGCGGATAGCACTGCGTTTGCAATATGTATTATGTAAGGTCTTGACCTGTAGTTGTATTCAAGCTTTATCACATCTGGGTTAAAGTCTTCCTTAAAGCGAAGTATATTGTCCGGTCTTGCATAACGCCATTCGTATATGCACTGGTTTGGGTCTCCCACCACACAAACATTTTCTCTTGCCAAAAGTTTCAAAATCTCATACTGGACTGTGTTCGTATCTTGAAACTCGTCCACAAGCACAAAGTCAAAGTTTTCTCTTATGCTTTGGTTTTTAAGGAGTAGCTCTCTTGTATATAGCATCAAGGTGCTAAAATCTAAAAGGTTCATACTTTTTAAAGCCTTCAAATACTCCTGCAAAGCATATTCAAGTTTTTCATCATAGGGTTCTCTTAGGTTTTCAAACCTTTCTGAAAGATAATTTTTTAAGGTCTCTGGTTTTGTGTTTATGGACTGCGAGAGCTTTTTTATTATCTGGTTTCTATCTCCTTCAGAAAGTATGCTAAAGTTGGTGCTTATCCCCACTTGCTTACCCTTTGCCCTCAAAAGCCTCAAAGCCACAGAGTGAAAAGTGCCAGCCCATGGTAGGTCTACGCCCGCTACCCTCTTTACCCTATCCCTTATCTCCTTACCCGCCTTGTTGGTAAAGGTAATGGCTAAGAGCCTCTCCGGTGCTATGCCCTTTTCCCTTATGAGAAACTCCACCTTGTGGGCGAGGGTTTTGGTCTTTCCAGAGCCAGCACCCGCTATAATAAGCAGAGGCTTGCCAAAGTGCTTTACCGCTCTTTCTTGAGAAGGGTTTAAGCCTTCCATGGCTTAGGTTTTAAGATTATAAAGCTAAGAGAGTAAGCAAGTTCATACTGACCTACTGTATAATAGAATTTACTATGCGTAGAAAAGGAACAAGAGAAAAAATTCTTGATGCTTCTCTGAAGCTATTCTCTGAAAAGGGTATAAGAGAAACCACCATAAAGGATATAGCGAGGGGAGTTGGTATAACAGAGGGAGCCATATACAGACACTTCAAGAGTAAGGATGAGATAGTTCTTGGTCTTTTTGGTTTATACTCGGAGGAATTCTACAACAGGCTCTTGTCTGGTGTAAGGTCTCCCATAAGCTACAAGGAAAAGTTTTACCTGACAGTTCATAACTTTCTGAGTTTTTGTTTTGAAAACCCTTCCGCCTTTAAATACCTTGACCTCTTTCATTACCTTAGAGCTCAGGATGTGAAAAATTTTAGTCCCCTTCCTAAGGACGCAATTCTTGAGCTTATAGAGGAAGGTATAAAGGCAGGTTTTGTAAATATAGAAAAAGAATACGCCCTTGCGGTCTTTGTAGGAACCCTTGAAAGGGTTTTCTTGCTTGTGGAGGCTGGGCTTTTAGATAGAAAGGAGGGTCTTGAAGAGGAAATAGCGGGAATAATATGGAAGGCTGTGAGTTAAAATTCTCCTTAGGAGGGTAACATGAAGTATTTCCTTTCAGAAAGTCAGATACCAAAAAGATGGTTTAACATAGTTCCCTACCTTCCAAAACCCCTTGACCCACCCCTTGACCCCCAAACTGGTCAACCTGTTAGCCCAGACAAGCTCCTCGCCATATTCCCAGAGCCTATAGTGGAGCAAGAGGTTTCAGACAAGGAATGGATAGATATTCCAGAAGAGGTGCTAAAAATATACAGCCTTTGGAGACCTACTCCCCTTCACAGGGCAAAAAACCTTGAAGAATACTTAGGCACACCTGCAAAGATCTTCTACAAAAACGAGAGCGTCTCCCCTCCTGGAAGCCACAAGCCAAACACCGCGGTTGCACAAGCATACTACAACAAGATATCAGGTGTGAAAAGGCTTACCACAGAAACGGGAGCAGGTCAGTGGGGAAGCTCTCTTTCCTTCGCTACCCAGTTCTTTGGGCTTGAATGCGAGGTTTTCATGGTAAGAGTGAGCTATAACCAAAAACCTTTTAGAAGGATACTTATGGAAACTTGGGGTGGCAAGGTGGTTCCCTCCCCAAGCCCCCTTACGCAGTCAGGAAGGAAGTTTTACGACGAAAACCCAGAACACCCAGGAAGCCTTGGCATCGCCATAAGCGAAGCCATAGAGAGAGCCGTCTTTACCCCAGACACCAAATATTCCCTCGGAAGCGTCCTAAACCATGTTTTACTTCACCAGACAGTTATTGGGCTTGAGGCAAAGCTACAGATGGAAATGGCAGGATACTATCCAGACTATGTGATAGGTTGTATAGGTGGTGGAAGTAGCTTTGCAGGCATAGCCTTCCCCTTTTTGAAGGATAAACTAACAGGAGAGAAACCAAACCTTGAAGTGATAGCGGTTGAGCCCAAAGCCTGCCCAACCCTCACAGAAGGAGAATATAAATACGATTATGGAGACACGGTTGGGCTTACGCCCCTTATAAAGATGTATACCCTTGGGCATGATTTTGTCCCTCCACCCATACATGCGGGTGGCTTGCGTTATCATGGTGATGCACCACTTGTCTGCCTCTTGTATCATGAAGGCTTTGTCTCCGCATCCGCCTACAAACAAAGAGAAGTCTTTGAATCCGCTGTTATCTTCGCAAGGACAGAGGGTATAGTGCCTGCTCCAGAGTCCGCTCACGCCATAAAGAAAGCGATAGACATAGCCCTTGAGTGCAAGAAGACTGGAGAAGAGAAGGTTATCCTCTTTAACCTCTCAGGACACGGATACTTTGACCTAAACGCTTACTATATGTATCTAAAGGGAGAGCTTCCAGATACTTAAAAACCCCGCACCCGAGACTGCAGGTCTACCGTTGCTCCCTTTCGGGCCTGGCGGGGTTCAACCCTGTCCCGTTGCGGGGCTATTTATAATTATATCCTCGTTTACGCATTTTGCCCACTCCTGCATGATGCTTATAGCCCTCTCCGCCAAAAGCCTTTTCCTCTCCTGTTTATCCTTTACCCTTTTCTCTAAGGGTGGCAAAAGTCCAAGCACAGGGGACATGGGTTGAAGCGTCCCTTCCTTACTGGTTATATACCTCACAAGAGAACCCAGCATGGTCTCCTCTGGTGGGACAACCAAGGGTTTACCCTTCATAAGCCTTCCTGCGTTTATACCGGCTAACAGACCAGTGCCTGCGGATGCGGAGTATCCTTCCACGCCTGTTATCTGTCCAGCAAAAAAGATATTCTCATACTTCCTCATATTCAAAAAGGGCGTGAGAATCCTGTTTGACTGTATAAAGGTGTTTCTGTGCATAGAGCCAAGTTTTACAAAGACCGCATTTCTAAGACAGGGTATTAGTCTAAGAACTCTTTTTTGTTCTGAGTAAGTCATGCGTGTCTGAAAGCCTACAAGGGAAAGCAGGGTGCCTTCCTTGTTTTCTTTTCTTAACTGGACCACGGCGAAGGGCTCTTTGCCCGTTTTGGGGTCCACCAGTCCCACAGGCTTCATAGGTCCAAAGAGAAGAGTTTTATAGCCTCGCTCAGCCATCTCCTCCACGGGCATACAACCTTCAAAGTATACAAGGTTTTCAAAGTCCTTTGGTTGAATCTTCTCAGCCTTCAAAAGCTCTTCGTAAAAGAGTTTGTATTCCTCCTCTGTAAGAGTGCAGTTAAAGTAGTCATCTCCTCCCTTTCCGTAGCGCGACGCCCAAAAGCCCTTTGAAAAGTCTACACTGTCCGCCTCCACTATGGGGGATATGGCATCATAAAAGTAAAGGTAGTCAAAGCCCACAAGCTCCCTTATGTCCTCTGTTAGAGCAGGCGACGTGAGGGGCCCTGTGGCTACTATCACAATGCGGTCTCTTGGAACCCTTTTTACCTCCTCCCTTACAAGCCTTATGTTGGGATGTTCTAAGATTTTTCTGGTGATGTATTCCGAGAACAGCTCTCTGTCTACCGCAAGGGCTGTACCTGCAGGCACATGGGCGTGCTTGCCTGCTTCTACCACCAGAGAGTGGAGAAGTTCCATCTCAGCTTTTAAAAGACCAGCACCAGAGGTAAGCTCCACGCTACCGAGGGTATTGCTACAAACCAGCTCTGCCAACCGCTCCGTTCTGTGGACTGGCGTGTATTGATTAGGCCTCATCTCGTAAAGTAATACCTTAATGCCCATGTTTGCCAGTCTGTAGCTGGCTTCTGAGCCTGCCAGACCACCTCCTATTACAATGACTTCTTCCATAGCCTTATAATTTTAGGCATGTGTGGTATAGTTGGTTATACAGGTTCAAACCCAGCTCTTATTGTCCTTTTGCAGGGGCTTGAAAGGCTTGAATATAGGGGCTATGACTCTGCAGGTGTGGCTCTCATAGAGGACGGGAAGATATACGTGGAAAAGAAGGTGGGCAAGATAAGGGAGCTGGTGCGTAGCCTTTGGGGTAAGGAGCTAAGGGCAAGGGTAGGTATAGGTCATACTCGGTGGGCAACCCATGGAGAGGTCTGCGAGCTAAATGCCCATCCTCATACGGACAGTAGCGGTGAGTTTGCTGTAGTCCACAACGGAATAATAGAGAACTACAGAGAGCTAAGAGAGGAACTTCAAAGGCTTGGAGTGGAATACAAATCTCAAACGGACACGGAAGCAATTGTGCATCTTATAAAGCTACACTACGAAAGAGACCTTCTCAAGGCGGTGCTTGCAGGCGTAAGGAGGCTAAAGGGAGCTTACGCCTTCGCAGTCATAACCTCAAGAGAACCCGACAGGATTGTGGCGGTCAGATACGGAAGCCCCCTTGTGGTGGGTGTGGGCAAGAACGAGAACTTCATCGCCTCCGACATACCAGCCCTCCTGCCCTTTACAAGGGATGTAATACCCCTCAACGACGGTGAGGTAGTGGACCTAAGACCTGACGGCTTTTTCATATACGACTTTGAGGGCAACCTGCTGACAAAGGAGATAATGCATGTGCCTTGGGATGTGCTATCTGCGGAGAAGGGAGGCTTTAAGCACTTTATGCTAAAGGAGATATTTGAACAACCCAGAACCCTTGGAGACACCGTAAGAGGATACATATCAAGAAACTACGAAATGCCCATAAATCTGCGGGACTTTCGCCGTGTCTTGGTGGTAGCCTGCGGAACTTCTTATCATGCAGGTCTTGTGGGTAAATACTGGATTGAAAAGTATGCAAAGGTGCCAGTGGAGATTCTTTATGCCTCAGAGCTTAGATATTCAGACAGCCCAGTAGGAGAGGGAGACCTAATAATAGCCATATCCCAATCTGGTGAAACCGCAGACACGAGGTTTTCTTCCCTTGCCATGAAGGAAAAGGGGGCAACCCTGCTTTCTATTGTGAATGTGATAGGCAGTGCTTTAGACAGGGAGTCTGATTATAGCCTTTACACGCACGCAGGACCAGAGATTGGTGTTGCTGCCACAAAAACCTTTACCGCACAGCTTGCAGTTCTCTATGCCCTTGCGGTGAGCCATTCTGAGGAGAGGGAAAAACTTACGGAAAATCTCCTCAAAGTGCCGCACCTCGTGGAGGAGGTTCTCTCAGAGGCGGAGAAAGTAAAAGACATAGCCCTCAAGTATGCGGATTTCAAAAACGCCATATATCTTGGCAGGTATCTGAGCTACCCCATGGCCCTTGAAGGTGCACTAAAGCTAAAGGAAATATCCTACATACACGCAGAGGGCTACCCAGCCGGTGAGATGAAGCACGGACCTATAGCCCTCATAGACGAGCGTATGCCTGTTGTGGCAATCGTGCCAAGGGACAGGGTTTATGAAAAAACACTTTCCAACGTGGAAGAGGTGCTGGCACGAAAGGGCAAGGTTATAGGCGTAGGGTTCAGAGGAGACCAGAGACTCAAAGAGCTCTGCGAGAACATCCTTGAAATACCACATGTGGAAGAAGACCTCACGCCCTTTTTGACCGCTGTCCCCCTACAGCTCTTTGCCTACTACATAGCGGATTACCTTGGGCTTGATGTAGACCAGCCACGAAACCTCGCAAAGACTGTTACCGTGGAGTAAAATTTATTGAGACAACATGGAGGTTCGTGCTTGTGGTTGGTCTATTAAGTTTATTAAGGGACTTGGACATATACCTATCTCAGCATGCCATATATATTTCCAAACTGGAAAGAGCCATAGAAAACCGTCAGCCCTTTGAACATAAGACCTGTAGAGAATGTGCCTTTAGGAAAAAGTTTTACGAAGAGGTTTATCCTTATATGGAAGAATACGAAGATAAGATTAAAGAGCTACTACATGAGATAGAAAAACTTCATTGTGGTTTTCACGAGATAGCCAGCAAAATAGATACCCAAAATCCAAAGCCAGAGGATGCGGAAATAATAAAAAAGGTTAAAGAGGACTCCACTCACCTATTCCAACTACTTCTTGCATTAAAATAGAGAAATCCTCAAGTAGAGGTAGAAAACAAAAACTTAAGCAGTGCCTTTTGGGTGTGAAGTCTGTTTTCCGCCTGCGTAAATATAAAGTCCGCATAGGACTCAAAAACCTCTTCCGTTATCTCCTCTCCCTTCTTTGCAGGAAGACAGTGCATAACTTTAACCTCAGGCTTTGCGTATGAAAGTAATTCCTTGTTTACCTGATAGGGTCTTAGGGCTTGTAGCTTTTCCTCTTTTCTATCTTGGTTCATGCTAACCCATACATCTGTGTATACCACATGAGCGTCCCTTACAGCCTCTACGGGGTTTGTAGTTAGATATATGCTACCACCAGTTATCTTGCATAGGTCTTCGCCTGCTTGATAGTATAGACTGCTTGGCTCATAACCCTCTGGAGTTGCCACAAAGAGCTTAAGACCAAAAAGACCCGCACCCACAAGCCATGTGTTGCATACGTTGTTTCCATCTCCCACATAAGCTATTTTGATACTCCGCACATCTTCCCCAAAAACTTCGTAAAGGGTAAAAATATCACTCAGTATCTGGCACGGATGTGCCATGTCTGTGAGGGCGTTTATCACCGGTATATCTGAGTATTTGGCAAACTCCTCTAACTTTTTGTGGGAGTCTGTCCTTATAACTATCCCATCCACATATCTTGAAAGGGTCCTTGCGGTGTCCTTTAGGTCTTCACCCCTTGAGACCTGCAGACTATTCTCCTGTAGAAATATGGTATTACCACCAAGCTGGGCTATGGCTACCTCAAAGGATACGCGGGTCCTTGTGGAGGGTTTTGTAAAGTATAAGGCTATGTTTTTCCCTTCTAAATACCGCTCCTTATCAATACCTCTCTTTATACTCAAAGCGTCTTGGAGTATGCTCCACCCTTCCTCAGGGCTTATTTCCCAAAGGTCAACAAAATTCCGTTTCATTTTATCTATTTTAACATAGTGTAGTATCTTTTGTAGTTTCTGAAAACCCTTTCCACATAAGCACCATGACCCTTTGCTTTGCTTCCCTTGTTGTAGCAGTCCACCGCATGGCTTATGTCTTTGTATTGCTCCATGCACTTTCTCAGCACCATAGCTCCAAAGTGTATGTTGTAGCAAGGCTCAAAAAGCCACTCCTTTGGTATTTTGTATCTTTCAAGCCAATGTGAGTTTATCTGCATAATGCCGTAGTCCCTCGTGCCATTTCTGTTGACGTTTATAGCCCGTAGATTAAAGTTGCTTTCCACCTTTGCTATAGCTATCAAAAGGACAGGGTCAACTCCATACCTCTTGCCTGCATCAAAAAAGCAATGATAAAAGGCAAAAGAGAGGTAAGGCACAATTAAGAGAAGGAGCAATTTCATAGAGTTTTATTCTAACAAAACGTTCATGTAGGGGCTAAGTTTAAACCATGAAGGTGGATCTTCATCTACTGCGTAGGCACAA from Hydrogenobacter sp. T-8 includes these protein-coding regions:
- a CDS encoding TrpB-like pyridoxal phosphate-dependent enzyme is translated as MKYFLSESQIPKRWFNIVPYLPKPLDPPLDPQTGQPVSPDKLLAIFPEPIVEQEVSDKEWIDIPEEVLKIYSLWRPTPLHRAKNLEEYLGTPAKIFYKNESVSPPGSHKPNTAVAQAYYNKISGVKRLTTETGAGQWGSSLSFATQFFGLECEVFMVRVSYNQKPFRRILMETWGGKVVPSPSPLTQSGRKFYDENPEHPGSLGIAISEAIERAVFTPDTKYSLGSVLNHVLLHQTVIGLEAKLQMEMAGYYPDYVIGCIGGGSSFAGIAFPFLKDKLTGEKPNLEVIAVEPKACPTLTEGEYKYDYGDTVGLTPLIKMYTLGHDFVPPPIHAGGLRYHGDAPLVCLLYHEGFVSASAYKQREVFESAVIFARTEGIVPAPESAHAIKKAIDIALECKKTGEEKVILFNLSGHGYFDLNAYYMYLKGELPDT
- the glmS gene encoding glutamine--fructose-6-phosphate transaminase (isomerizing) yields the protein MCGIVGYTGSNPALIVLLQGLERLEYRGYDSAGVALIEDGKIYVEKKVGKIRELVRSLWGKELRARVGIGHTRWATHGEVCELNAHPHTDSSGEFAVVHNGIIENYRELREELQRLGVEYKSQTDTEAIVHLIKLHYERDLLKAVLAGVRRLKGAYAFAVITSREPDRIVAVRYGSPLVVGVGKNENFIASDIPALLPFTRDVIPLNDGEVVDLRPDGFFIYDFEGNLLTKEIMHVPWDVLSAEKGGFKHFMLKEIFEQPRTLGDTVRGYISRNYEMPINLRDFRRVLVVACGTSYHAGLVGKYWIEKYAKVPVEILYASELRYSDSPVGEGDLIIAISQSGETADTRFSSLAMKEKGATLLSIVNVIGSALDRESDYSLYTHAGPEIGVAATKTFTAQLAVLYALAVSHSEEREKLTENLLKVPHLVEEVLSEAEKVKDIALKYADFKNAIYLGRYLSYPMALEGALKLKEISYIHAEGYPAGEMKHGPIALIDERMPVVAIVPRDRVYEKTLSNVEEVLARKGKVIGVGFRGDQRLKELCENILEIPHVEEDLTPFLTAVPLQLFAYYIADYLGLDVDQPRNLAKTVTVE
- a CDS encoding CZB domain-containing protein, whose product is MVGLLSLLRDLDIYLSQHAIYISKLERAIENRQPFEHKTCRECAFRKKFYEEVYPYMEEYEDKIKELLHEIEKLHCGFHEIASKIDTQNPKPEDAEIIKKVKEDSTHLFQLLLALK
- the argF gene encoding ornithine carbamoyltransferase, which codes for MKRNFVDLWEISPEEGWSILQDALSIKRGIDKERYLEGKNIALYFTKPSTRTRVSFEVAIAQLGGNTIFLQENSLQVSRGEDLKDTARTLSRYVDGIVIRTDSHKKLEEFAKYSDIPVINALTDMAHPCQILSDIFTLYEVFGEDVRSIKIAYVGDGNNVCNTWLVGAGLFGLKLFVATPEGYEPSSLYYQAGEDLCKITGGSIYLTTNPVEAVRDAHVVYTDVWVSMNQDRKEEKLQALRPYQVNKELLSYAKPEVKVMHCLPAKKGEEITEEVFESYADFIFTQAENRLHTQKALLKFLFSTST
- a CDS encoding lytic transglycosylase domain-containing protein, which gives rise to MKLLLLLIVPYLSFAFYHCFFDAGKRYGVDPVLLIAIAKVESNFNLRAINVNRNGTRDYGIMQINSHWLERYKIPKEWLFEPCYNIHFGAMVLRKCMEQYKDISHAVDCYNKGSKAKGHGAYVERVFRNYKRYYTMLK